One Nicotiana tabacum cultivar K326 chromosome 23, ASM71507v2, whole genome shotgun sequence genomic window, gagccatggtgCTCGGCGATTCTGAGCGACGGACTCCGATCTTCAAATTTCCTatctctcttcttcgatttcTCTCAGTTTTGGGTTAAAAAATTTCTCAATTCATCATCGTCTCTCAAGCTCAATTTTTGAtctcaaaacttcaaaaattgtCTTCAATGGCGAATGATACAGTTGAAAACGCAGTAGGATCTTCACATGCAAACAATCAATACATTGATTGTAATGATCCTTTGTATGTATATCCCTTCAACACACCTGGTTTACAGATCGTCCCACAATTACTCATAGGAACTGGAAATTATTCAGAATGGAGTCGATCTATGAAAATGTCACTCCTTGGGAAGAATAAATTGGGGTTTATTGATGGAACGTGCACTAGAGATTTGTACGTCGACAATACCTTCCAATTGCGTCAGTGGGATCGATGCAATGCAATTGTTCAATCGTGGATAACGAGCTCGGTGGCAAAGGAGCTTAGAAAGGGAATTGTATTCTCCTCAAATGCACAGAAAGTATGGATTGTGTTGAAGACCAAGTTTGATAAGGTAAATTCAACCAAAATTTATCACATGAATATGGAGATTAGCTCATTAGTACATGGAGTTTCTAGTGTATCAGTATATTTTTCAGACCTAAATGATTTGTGGGATGAATTCGAGTCGTTGATTCCAGAACCTTGTGATTGTGAGAGGTCAGGATCATTCATTGAATTTTTACGTCAacaaaaactcatgaaatttttgATGGGATTAAATGACACTTATGCACCACAAAGGAGCCAAATTCTCATGATGCATCCAACACCCTCTCTTGATCAAGCCTACTCCATGATTATTCAGGAAGAAAGTCAGAGGAAGAACAATGGTTTAGTAACACAGGGTGGTATATTAGGAAGTGCTCCTGTGGATATTGATCATACTGCACTAGCTTCTGCAAATGCCTTCAATGTTAAGCCTAAGAGAAATGCTGGGTTATATTGTGATTACTGCAAAATGAAGGGTCATACAAGGGAAGGTTGCTACAAATTGATTGGATACCCATCTGGATTCAAATTCAACAGCAGGAGAAGAGGATCATATGAACAATCAGCAGTTGTAGCACATAATGTGACTGTTGGGGAGGAAGTTAACACTGGTGTGCATAGGAATGTTGTTCCAACTGTCCAGCCTTTCACTGCtgaacaatatcaacaaattctcAAGTTGCTGAATAAGGAAAAGGGTCCTGATGCCTCAGCCAACATGGCAGGTAACTCTGCCACTAACCAAAGTCCTTGGATTATAGATACTGGGCTTCTAATTATATTGTTTCTGCCTCACATCTACTATCATCAATATATCCTGTACCTGAACTCAAATCACCTACTGTACATTTACCAAATGGAAATCGTTCTAAAGTTACTCATACTGGATCATGTACTTTGCCTAACTCAGAAATCCTTTATGATGTTCTTTATGTTCCTGAATTCCAATTTAATCTACTCTCTGTTTCTAGATATACAAAAGAGTTAAACAGCTCAGTTCATTTCTATCCTGATTTTTGTGTCTTTCAGGAACTCTTCAATGGCATGGTGAAGGGGATTGGTAAACTCAAGGGTGGTCTCTACATTCTCAATCCCTCAACACCTGTTACTGCTTCTGCCTCTAATTGTGTGTCTGCTTCAATTCAGTCAAATTCAAGTGCATTATGGCACCAAAGGTTGAGTCATGCACCTCTTGCAGTATTGAAAAAGATCCCTGATCTAAATAAATAGTCGTCTTGTATTTCTACTTATCATTATCATGTATGTCCACTAGCTAAACAAACTAGGCTACCTTTCCCCGTTAGTACTTCCAAGTCTAATTGTGTCTTTCAACTTGTACATATGGATGTCCATATAGAGTCTGTACTTATAATGGATTCAAATATTTTCTTACTCTTTTGACTATTCAAGAATAACTTGGACTTTTCTTTTGAGGTTACAAAGTGATGTGTGTGTCATTTTAACTGAATTTCTACATCTTGTTGAAAATCAGTTCTCAACCACTTTTAAAGCCTTTAGATCAGATAATGGCCATAAATTTTTTAACAACCTCTGCTCTAATCTTTTCAAAACTAAGAGGATCATCCACCAAAGTAGTTGTGTTCACAATCCACAAtaaaatggtgttgtggagaggaaGCACAGACATATCCTAGAAGTAGGAAGGGTCTTGAGGTTTCAGGCTAACATACCCTTGAAGTTCTGAGGGAATTGCATTCTTACTGCTATTTATATCATTAATAGACTACCAAGTGTTATTCTACATGGAAAGTTACCTTATGAGATTTTTCATGGTAAACCTCCTATTTTTTCTCACATAAGAACTTTAGGATGTCTCTGCTATGCCACAAAACCAGATTTTCATGACAAATTTACTCCTAAATCTGTCCCTGGTGTCTTTATGGGCTATGCTACTACACAAAAGGGATATAGAATATATGACATTGAAGCCAACAAATTCATAGTTAGCAGGGATGTTGTCTTTCATGAAAATCTATATCCCTTCAAACATCCGAGGAGTAAGTTTCTTGCTACTTATGATCCATCTTCTACTTCCTCTCCTTTCTTTCCCAATTCTAATCCTCTACCATCTCACACACCTGACCACCAATCCATTTCCAATGGCATCATTTCCCTTCCTAATGATCCTGCTCAATTTAGTAATTCACCTATTTCTTCTCCTGATCCTATTAATTCTCTTCCCTCTGCTGTTTCACCTGATCCTTCTGATCCTCCTCTTATTCCTCCTATTGATCCTCCTACTGATTCTTTGTTTCCCAGAAGATCTGGTAGAACACTTAAACCATCTATTTGGCTAACTGATTACATTCACTCTCATTTAACTTCAGCTTCTACTGTATGCCTTTACCCCATTCATCACTTTGCTTCTTACTCTCATCTCCCTGCTCATTTCCAGTCTTTTCTTGCTTCTTTCTCCGCTGATATTAAACCTACTTCTTACTCACAAGCCATTAAAGATGATAGGTGGATTAAGGCTATGAACCTTGAGATtgaagccatagaacaaaatcATACTTGGGATGTGGTTGACTTACAACCTAGTAAGGTCCCCATAGGTTACAAATGGGTCTACAAAATCAAGTATAATGCTGATGGTTCTGTGGAGAGATTTAAAGCTAGATTGGTTGCTAAGGGTTACACCCAATAAGAAGGAATTGACTTTCATGATACTTTTTCCCCTGTGGCCAGGATGACCACAATAAGGACTGTTATAGCTATTGCTGCCCTTAGACATTGGCCTGTGCACCAAATGGATGTGCATAATGCTTTTCTAAATGGTGATCTTGCTGAAGAAGTTTATATGACTCCTCCTTAGGGATTTGGTAGTCAGGGGAGTAATAGGTGTGCGGACTACTCAAATCATTATATGGCTTGAAACAAGCTTCTAGACAATGGAATGTGAAGTTGACACATGCCTTGCTATCCTCTGGTTTTCAGCAGAGCAAACATGATTATTCATTGTTCTCTAAGACCACTAATAACAAGTTTGTGCTTGTTCTTGTCTATGTAGATGACTTGCTTGTCACAGGTAATGACTTGAAAGTATTACACCAAGCTAAAAGTGTCCTCCATAAAAGCTTCAAATTGAAAGATATTGGAAAGCTTAGATACTTTCTGGGAATGGAGTTTGCCAGGTCTGAAGAAGGCATTCTAATGTCTCAAAGGAAATACTCTCTAGAGATGATATCAGAAGCAGGACTGTCAGGATCAAAACCTAAAGACACACCTATGGAACAAAACCTGAAGCTAACAAGCACAGAATATGATGAATGTATGTAGAGAACTGATGCAAATGAGCCATTGAAGGACAGAAACAGCTTCCAGAGACTCATTGGCAAGTTATTATACTTGACCATTACTAGGCCAGACATTGCATATGCAGTACAATGCCTAAGCCAATTCATGCATGCACCAAAGACATCCCACTATGAAGATACTCTACACATAGTGAAGTACATTAAGAAACAACCAGGTCTTGGGTTACTAATGTCAAGCAGAGGTGAAGAAAAGGTAGAGGCATTATGTGACTCTGATTGGGCCTCTTGCCCCATGTCCGAAAAGTCAATTACAGGTGTTTGTGTCAAGTTGGGAACCTCACTAATCTCGTGGAAGGCAAAGAAGCAAAGCACCATATCCAGGAGTtcagctgaagcagaatatagaAGCATGGCTCACACTATAGCTGAGCTAACATGGCTGATGAAAGAGCTAGGAGTTAGTGTCAAGCTGCCTATGGATTTATATTGTGACAACAAAGCTTCTCTACAGATTGCTGCAAATCCCATATATCATGAGAGAATAAAACACATTGACATTGACTGTCATTTCATCAGAGAGAAGATACAAGAAAGGTTGATAAGGACTGCACACATAGCTACTCAGGAACAACCAGCTGACATTTTGACAAAGGCATTGGGGCATCGTCAACATGCAGTTTTAGTCTCCAAGTTgggaatgaaaaatattttccattctcAACTTGAGGGGGAATGTAGAGATAAGTAGTGATTGTACAGTGAGCTATTTAAGGTGTACACTTCTAGAATCAGTTAGAGTAGTTAGTTAGCACATGTGTATAAGGGTTGTTAGTTAGTTGAGTGCAttagtatatatatatgcacaatcACTGTTCAGAGAATTATTACACTGAATAAGAGctttatattttttctctctctagaatcttcttcttcttcactaacAGCTCAAAGCTCTCTAATGGCTACCCTAGGACTAGCTTTGACATCGTGTGTATTAGTACATGCTGATTTTGTAGAATTCTTTTGACGGACTCCTATTGGCTTGAAATTTTGTAGGTCCATAAAAAATGGACTGTGACCAATACTCAATGCTTTACCAtgactttttgattttattttaggaaaaTCTACACAAAATGCCCATTTGGGCCAAACTAATTACCCAATCAAATCTTTTTACATAATACACCCATGCGGTCTAAAATATTTACCCTAGCTTTCTACTGACATTCCCCTTTTCTCATTAGTTACTCTTTGTCTCTTTGTATTTTCTCTCtcctattttttcttatttatccTAACTTTTCCCTGCCATTCCCTTTCCCCCCATTGATTACTTTCTCCTTTTCTCCCATTAATTACTTTAtgtctttttgtgtttttcttttcctatttttcctaCATTGCATGTTATTCATCTTTTCAACGTAGGTGCTTTTGTTTGAAGGCTTCAAGAgcttctttgtatttttttttcctgTATTCATAGATCAAAATAGCCCGATCCAAAACCTCTCATTAATGAACTCCATGGATAAGTTAACTCTTCAATCACATACAGAGGTAGTTTCAAGATTTAAATTTAATGAGTTCAGCTTTTAAGGTTTTAACATTGAACTTATTATACtgttaaaattatgggttcaaatctAATACTTGTTGAGATTTTTATAGGtttttacatataaatatataacttTGTGTCGGAAAATATGAGTTCAGTTGAACTCGTATCTGAAATGCTACATCCGCTCCTAACCACATACTGTGATCAACTAACTCTGAGGATTATTGTTACTAGGAATTATTATATGATACACAATCTAATgacaaagaaaaaatgaaattaaataattaaaaacaaaaaagagcTAACAAAATGATATATTGTAATAACATGCAATAGCTGAAACTTGAATatattgctgaaacttgaataaAAATACATTTACCCAACAGTATACCCCTATGGTATCACATTATACTTTAATAGTATACAATTATACAACAACGGTATAATGTAATAGTATACATATATACCGAAACAATATACTATAATAATATGCAACTTTTCagcaaaaatttaaattaaaatatagtTGGCAACAATATGTAGCTATTGTCTCACAATATACTGTAAGAGTATACTATAATAGAGTATATAGTTATACTATAAcggtatactataatagtatacataTATACCGAAACGTTATATGGGCAGGGTCGCGTAATTATTTTGAATGGGTAGAATCAGGGTAATTATATTGGTTTCTATGGGTAACCCTGTATATATCCCTTTATTTTATAGCGCTTTGTGGTCGTTCAACACGAATTTATGATTATATCTATTTTTTCGTGTGTATTATTACATACTGATTTTGTAGACTTTTTTTACGGCCTCCGATTGGCATAAAATTTTATAGGTCCATAGAAAATGGCCAAATGGCCAATACTGATTGCTTTGCcattattttttggtattttgggATCATGCAATACGAATTTATAATTATATCCACTTTTTCGTatgaaatgaaaatattgattttgtattatttttttgacGGATTTCGATTGGTCTGAAATTTTGTAGGTCCATAAGAAACGTCCTAGTGACCAATACTCATTACTTTGCAATGCCGTTTAGGTTCATTTTATGGCGTTTCGGGGCCATGCAATATGAATTTGTGATAATATCCATTTTTTCGTGTGTATTAGTGTATTAGTATTTTGTCGGTCCAGAGGAAACGGTCTAGTGATCAATACTCATCGCTTCACTATGATTTTCAGGTTCATTTTATGGTGTTTCTGGGTTAATGCAATCTGAATTTATGATTATCCACTTTTTCTTTGTATTAATACATGCTGACTTTGTAGAATTTTTTTTGACGGACTCCGattaacctgaaattttgcaggTCTACAAAAATTTATCTGTAACCAATACTCATTGCTTCACTATGactttcagatttattttttgatattttagggTCATGAATTACGAATTTATGAATATGTTCACTTTTTCATGTGTATTAGTCCATgctatcttcatgaattcgggcaacgggctccgaatcgcctaaaattttctggccCATCAAAACCGACCTaataaacaatagtcattgctttgccgtgaccgttccttattttttggagttttagggctgtaaaataggaattcaggatGATTTCTAATTTTTTGTGTGTTAATGTCACGCCATCTTTATAATCGTCTAAATTTTTTTTGGGTTCATCAGAGACGACCTAATAAATAATAGTCATCACTTTGCCGTGACTATTcctcatttttggaattttagggccataaaacaggaattcaagatgatttctaattttttttgtgctaatgtccacgccatcttcatgaatttgggCGACGACattcgaatcacctaaaattttgtgggcctatcagaaacgacctaatgaacaatagtcattgtttCGTCATGACTGTTCCTTTTTCTTGGCGTTTCAGGATCATAAAATAGGAATCGTGACGATTTCAAATATTTGGAgtgctaatgtccacgccatcttcatgaattaaGGCTACCGATTCTGAATCGCCTTAAATATTGTGGGCCCATAAAAATATTGTTATTCCGAATTCAGGCCACGATAAAATAGTCATCGTATAGTCATGACCGTGTTTtattttttagcgttttagggccataaaactataattccgcccgattcccagaatttcgtgtgctatagcccacgccaatTGCTTGGGTCCGGGCAACTAGACCCGAATCACCAATTTTTTTTATGGctcattaaatacgacctaagaaacaatagtcatcgcctcgccatcatcattcctcgttttttggattttagggccataaaaccgGAATTATGCcagattcctagattttcatgtgctatatggaTCCGGGTCACCGGACACGAATCACTTAAAATTTTGTCGACctattaaaaatgacctaaggaacagtaGTCATCGCCTCGTCATGATCGTTTTTcgtttttttggtgttttagtgccataaaactggaatttcgcctgatttccaaaatatcGTGCTATAGCCCCTGCCATCTGCATGGGTCTGGATGACTGTACCgagtcgcctaaaattttacaagcccataaaaaatgacttaaGAAAAAATAGtcatcacctcgccatgaccgttcttcgttttttggtgttttagtgtTATAAAACTGTAATTCCACCGGATTCTCAGaatttcgtatgctatagcccacgataTCTGCATAGGTTCGGGCGACCGGACCCGAattacctaaaattttgtcgccccattaaaaataacctaaggaacaacaGTAATCGTCTCACcaagaccgttactcattttttagggtttagggccataaactggaattccgcccgatttccagattttcgtgtgcaatagcccacgccatctgcatgggtctGGGCgaccggactcgaatcgcctaaagttttgccatatcaaaaactacctaaggaacaatattcatcgcctctccatgatcgttcctcattttttgcgttttaggaccataaaattagATTTCTCCCGATTCCTAGATTAtcatgtgctatatagcccacgtcATTTTCATGGGTCCGGGCGACCCAACctcaatcgcctaaaattttggtGATCCATCAAAATTGTCCTAAACAATAATAGTCATcctctcgccatgaccgttctttatTGTTTGgtgttttaaggccataaaattaaaattttgcccgattctcatatttttgcgTGCTAATAGCCCACGCTATCTGCATGGGTCCGAGtaaccggacccgaatcgcctaaaattttgccgacccataaaaaattacctaaggaacaatagtaatcACCTCGCCATGAGCATTCCTCGTTTTTTTGGATTTTAGGGTcatacaactagaattctgcccgattcctagattttcatgtgttatagcccatgccgtTTGCATGAGTCCAGCCGACTGgatccgaattgcctaaaaatttttcggccCTTCTAAAACGACCTAAGATAAAATAGTCATCGCCTCAACATGACCGTTCTtcttttagggccataaaactgaaattctgtctgattcctagattttcgtgtgctaaagcctaCGCCATCTATATTGGTCCGGCAGCCggacccaaatcgcctaaaaattttccggcccATAAAAATTCACCTAGGGAtaaatagtcatcgcctcgccatgatcgttcctcatttgttggcaTTTTGGGGCCATAACACTGAAATTCttcccgattcccagattttttgGTTTTATAGCCCACGCGATCTGCATGATTTGGATGACCTgacccaaatcgcctaaaattttgtcgacccatcaaaaatgacctaaggaacatagtgactcttcctcgttttttggcatttaagGGCCATGAAGTGGAATTTCGCtagattctcagattttcgtgtgatataacccacgccatctgcatgaatcgcctaatattttttcggcccataaaaaatgacctaaggaacaataggcatcgcctcgccatgatcattcctcagtttttggcattttagggccttaaaacttgaattccgcattcccaaatttttgtgtgctatatagctcACGCCATATAAGCCAGTAAGCCAATTTTGTTGTTCGAGTTTCGCTATTCGattacggttcagttttgaacaGCCCTAA contains:
- the LOC107764446 gene encoding uncharacterized protein LOC107764446 gives rise to the protein MANDTVENAVGSSHANNQYIDCNDPLYVYPFNTPGLQIVPQLLIGTGNYSEWSRSMKMSLLGKNKLGFIDGTCTRDLYVDNTFQLRQWDRCNAIVQSWITSSVAKELRKGIVFSSNAQKVWIVLKTKFDKVNSTKIYHMNMEISSLVHGVSSVSVYFSDLNDLWDEFESLIPEPCDCERSGSFIEFLRQQKLMKFLMGLNDTYAPQRSQILMMHPTPSLDQAYSMIIQEESQRKNNGLVTQGGILGSAPVDIDHTALASANAFNVKPKRNAGLYCDYCKMKGHTREGCYKLIGYPSGFKFNSRRRGSYEQSAVVAHNVTVGEEVNTGVHRNVVPTVQPFTAEQYQQILKLLNKEKGPDASANMAEILYDVLYVPEFQFNLLSVSRYTKELNSSVHFYPDFCVFQELFNGMVKGIGKLKGGLYILNPSTPVTASASNCVSASIQSNSSALWHQRLPSVILHGKLPYEIFHGKPPIFSHIRTLGCLCYATKPDFHDKFTPKSVPGVFMGYATTQKGYRIYDIEANKFIVSRDVVFHENLYPFKHPRSKFLATYDPSSTSSPFFPNSNPLPSHTPDHQSISNGIISLPNDPAQFSNSPISSPDPINSLPSAVSPDPSDPPLIPPIDPPTDSLFPRRSGRTLKPSIWLTDYIHSHLTSASTVCLYPIHHFASYSHLPAHFQSFLASFSADIKPTSYSQAIKDDRWIKAMNLEIEAIEQNHTWDVVDLQPSKVPIGYKWVYKIKYNADGSVERFKARLVAKGYTQ